A region of Astyanax mexicanus isolate ESR-SI-001 chromosome 23, AstMex3_surface, whole genome shotgun sequence DNA encodes the following proteins:
- the polr2m gene encoding protein GRINL1A produces MSGLAGELSGRSREELQEILSRQEKILLNKRFVQTLPDKGKKITDFVEKVRQALEALEEEEEKQASLSAIGTEFQVRYQQALAQRRNAERETVKEEENLLETGRTNQPNTEGVMEASTPAGGAEDLVEALGRVNLSEEKNRPLRDTVINSPPRNVFSATQSQKKPHYIEVLDRADADKQKHRFKPNQQRHKGSGSSSPGHSSGSATPLSAEARRQRDRKHLDDITAAKLPPLHHSPAQLLTLEESAALLREQTRKQQEVQARLAAQKLAEGLTVTMSGYNPEGVALGTYREVHDDGAVSDED; encoded by the exons ATGTCCGGCCTGGCGGGAGAGCTGAGCGGCCGCAGCagagaggagctgcaggagaTCCTCAGCAGACAGGAGAAGATCCTCCTCAACAA GAGGTTCGTTCAGACCCTTCCGGATAAGGGGAAGAAGATTACAGACTTTGTGGAGAAGGTGCGGCAGGCGCTGGAAGCtctggaagaggaggaggagaagcaggCCAGTCTATCCGCTATTGGAACAGAATTTCAGGTCCGGTATCAGCAGGCTTTAGCTCAGCGCAGGAATGCTGAGCGAGAAACTGTTAAAGAGGAGGAAAACTTGCTGGAAACCGGCAGAACGAATCAGCCAAACACAGAGGGCGTCATGGAGGCGTCCACACCTGCTGGCGGTGCAGAAGATCTGGTGGAGGCGCTTGGACGGGTCAATCTGTCTGAGGAAAAGAATCGTCCTCTGAGAGACACTGTTATTAACTCTCCACCTAGAAACGTCTTCAGTGCCACACAGTCTCAGAAGAAACCACATTATATAGAAGTGTTGGACAGAGCGGATGCAGATAAGcaaaaacacagatttaaacCTAATCA ACAAAGACATAAAGGGTCAGGCTCCTCCTCTCCCGGTCACTCCTCTGGCAGTGCCACGCCCCTCTCTGCTGAGGCTCGGAGACAGAGGGACAGAAAGCACCTGGATGACATCACTGCTGCTAAACTCCCCCCACTGCACCACAGCCCCGCCCAGCTGCTCACCCTGGAGGAGTCGGCCGCCCTCCTGAGGGAGCAAACCAGAAAACAGCAG GAGGTGCAGGCCAGACTGGCTGCCCAGAAGTTGGCTGAGGGTCTGACTGTGACTATGAGCGGCTATAATCCTGAAGGTGTCGCTCTGGGCACCTACAGAGAAGTGCATGATGATGGAGCTGTCTCAGATGAAGACTGA